From the Lepus europaeus isolate LE1 chromosome 12, mLepTim1.pri, whole genome shotgun sequence genome, one window contains:
- the LOC133771777 gene encoding protein SPATA31F1-like, with the protein MLSPTFVLWDVGYPLYTYGSIFILILLLWQVKRSQHGLTLESKRSCCQRHRKVRQRARDAASRARRLSQEEAEKPWELISVMKSQGWLPEEEGVRRLLCTDRSCHVCNSAALEILQLLEGEHVQVSPSPPRPPQDSSCLEIVSTSSVSLGHSLERHTEHSGELSLGPVIPAVVQVTESEFLTQSAVRSASAVSIREYWADFDYLQLEQECQVPAMILASEAMASSGLEEPSVPEQLQETTGHFSNLVREEEEYQHLKSQVSLLSLNPEATSLTHPMAFHMDAVLTVHLPFLSPKILRLLEVHVKKWMHFQRWGLPRRVEESLKQLMPNAPLLWEPGKKPSFSYVLNNTSKISIEKISTVYHQTWGLCMTGQPTQTFWVSEWSLPDPEQSHHSETLQSPVVLALYTSDTKNPSGLCSLPEGQTWDSESQQQQKHSQLFCGLPSLHSESLVTTFLSPPGLSKAQNVSRPSLKDHFLFKELFRLRLIPKTPPLSAEPSCSPSPNWVAPSDHQQAQFNVPFLTLAEYETLEWHLLQRQLQLQWGLPAAFRKSQHAQSPKQYESYGKAHSPEPLKTCWSAKPISVLTRELLFFPENARRMLEFHLQKQLIHHRWGLPQKIQQSIQLLLSSTDQQALACSSEDLPDESAPQTIALDTNRAGDLLSPIVTPVLIPMPYLFTQAKAMLHSHINSKCAQIQQGKVPARVYSSWNCRIPGGLAVVPFSCIPEVQALELQEATDPDPHHEVIPWMPTELEPQQQALPRPVPRRRKLPQALSEEVIEKLETTLRHKYLAFLSGLSALYYVALSRATSPAITSQSIITEVVSGPIEIPAEPPTQMISFQQLGLDFGPCFPDEVMEMVLLENQPQPANPYSIKTHILTKLNFHLRKKILEIQLGIPARARESREETATNPENMYLQESLGNLNNQENALLQEPPIPPDTLPVLEPEWVLFKEQLATELKAMQQNPKQPTCKEVPHGSAPWASRISQPSGDTTETQVLCVQVEASENNPSLEESWSPEPQSLGKSKDSAPLRMMPKKREDSGTLKGAGDHGEGDAGLGPSLPREERHSVEEQRPAGMPLNRTPRGSWRRSHSFHFADPCQHRPQNHPQLKAPELPPGVSAAKASENDLQASPTKLNVILQPARILEDAQPVLAQAPHSQPLRGQLIQGKALQGHTWQSLLFEGQVKPAHPHKRPSPPEASLLNKMKSFLYSFNSKTKGKGCLESTFSAAEKVAKSRKENAEKSLAPARSPKRRTKMDKPAGHPKGQSCPTEKLGGSAFLRVSHSPDTKLRLRSQHQGSASVPALPRHCPRHCPRMARATQPGNTFSSQPYLRPKHWSAHEDEK; encoded by the exons ATGTTGAGCCCTACTTTTGTTCTGTGGGATGTTGGATATCCCTTGTATACCTACGGCTCCATCTTCATCCTTATCCTACTTCTCTGGCAAGTGAAAAGGAGTCAACATGGACTGACACTGGAATCTAAAAGGAGCTGCTGCCAG CGTCACCGAAAAGTCAGGCAGAGGGCCAGAGATGCAGCATCAAGAG CTAGGAGACTTTCCCAGGAAGAAGCTGAGAAGCCGTGGGAGCTGATCTCAGTCATGAAAAG ccagggctggcttcCCGAGGAGGAGGGTGTGCGGCGGCTCCTGTGCACGGATCGCTCCTGCCATGTCTGCAATTCCGCGGCTCTGGAGATTCTCCAGCTGCTGGAGGGTGAGCACGTCCAGGTCTCCCCCTCTCCACCAAGGCCACCTCAGGACTCCTCTTGTCTGGAGATCGTGTCCACATCCAGTGTGTCCTTGGGACACAGTCTGGAGCGTCACACGGAGCACTCTGGAGAGCTTTCACTGGGACCTGTCATCCCAGCAGTGGTACAAGTCACAGAGTCAGAATTCTTAACCCAGTCGGCGGTCCGATCAGCAAGTGCAGTCAGCATCCGAGAATACTGGGCTGACTTTGACTACCTCCAGCTAGAGCAGGAATGTCAAGTGCCAGCGATGATCTTGGCTTCAGAGGCCATGGCCTCTTCGGGGCTTGAGGAGCCCAGCGTGCCAGAGCAGCTGCAAGAGACGACGGGGCACTTCTCCAACCTTGTCCGTGAGGAAGAAGAATACCAGCATTTGAAGTCCCAGGTCTCTTTGCTGTCCCTAAACCCAGAGGCCACCAGTTTGACACATCCCATGGCCTTTCATATGGATGCAGTCCTCACTGTCCACTTGCCATTTCTTAGTCCTAAAATACTGAGGCTTCTTGAGGTCCATGTGAAGAAATGGATGCATTTCCAGAGGTGGGGGCTCCCGAGGCGTGTGGAGGAGTCCCTGAAGCAGCTTATGCCAAACGCACCACTgctttgggaacctggaaaaaagCCATCATTTTCCTATGTCCTGAATAATACTTCTAAGATCTCTATTGAAAAAATTAGTACCGTTTACCACCAGACCTGGGGTTTATGTATGACTGGCCAACCCACACAGACCTTCTGGGTTTCTGAATGGTCCCTTCCAGACCCAGAACAAAGTCACCACAGCGAGACACTGCAAAGCCCTGTGGTCCTAGCTTTATACACATCAGACACTAAAAACCCAAGTGGCCTCTGCTCACTCCCTGAGGGACAAACCTGGGACTCAGAGAGCCAACAGCAACAGAAACACAGCCAGCTCTTCTGTGGCCTCCCTTCCCTGCACAGCGAATCCCTCGTTACCACTTTCCTGAGCCCTCCAGGACTCTCCAAGGCTCAGAACGTGTCCAGACCCTCCTTGAAGGACCATTTTCTATTCAAGGAGCTTTTTCGTCTCCGCCTCATACCCAAAACCCCACCCCTGTCAGCGGAACCCTCTTGCTCACCTTCCCCAAATTGGGTGGCTCCATCTGACCATCAACAAGCTCAGTTCAACGTCCCATTTCTGACTCTGGCTGAGTATGAAACCTTGGAATGGCACCTGCTGCAGAGGCAGCTCCAGCTTCAATGGGGCTTGCCGGCTGCCTTCCGGAAATCTCAGCATGCCCAGAGCCCCAAGCAGTATGAGTCCTATGGCAAAGCCCACTCTCCAGAGCCTCTGAAAACTTGCTGGTCGGCAAAGCCTATCTCAGTCCTCACCAGGGAACTGCTCTTCTTCCCGGAAAATGCCCGGAGGATGTTGGAATTCCATCTCCAGAAGCAGCTGATTCACCACCGCTGGGGTCTGCCCCAGAAGATCCAGCAGTCCATCCAATTGCTCCTTTCCTCCACTGACCAGCAGGCGCTGGCCTGCAGCAGCGAAGATCTACCCGATGAGAGTGCACCCCAGACCATAGCCCTAGACACCAACAGGGCCGGTGACCTGCTCTCACCCATTGTGACCCCAGTATTGATCCCCATGCCATACTTGTTCACCCAGGCCAAGGCAATGTTGCACAGCCACATCAACTCTAAGTGTGCGCAGATCCAACAGGGCAAGGTTCCTGCGCGTGTCTATAGCTCCTGGAACTGCAGAATTCCTGGGGGCCTGGCAGTGGTTCCCTTTTCCTGCATTCCAGAAGTCcaggccctggagctgcaggaagcAACTGACCCTGACCCACATCACGAAGTCATACCCTGGATGCCAACAGAGCTTGAGCCACAGCAACAGGCCCTACCACGTCCTGTCCCCAGACGCCGTAAGCTGCCCCAAGCCCTGTCTGAGGAAGTCATTGAGAAACTGGAGACGACTTTACGGCACAAGTACCTGGCCTTCCTGTCGGGGCTGTCTGCTCTTTATTATGTGGCTCTCTCCAGGGCCACGTCCCCAGCCATCACTAGCCAATCTATAATCACAGAGGTGGTATCTGGGCCTATCGAAATCCCAGCAGAGCCTCCGACTCAGATGATTTCATTTCAACAACTAGGTTTGGATTTTGGGCCGTGCTTTCCAGATGAAGTGATGGAGATGGTGCTTCTAGAAAACCAGCCACAACCTGCTAACCCCTACTCAATCAAGACGCATATCTTGACCAAACTAAACTTCCACCTGAGAAAAAAGATCTTAGAGATACAGTTGGGAATTCCTGCCAGGGCAAGGGAGTCCAGGGAAGAAACTGCCACAAATCCAGAGAACATGTACCTCCAAGAGTCTCTTGGGAATCTCAACAACCAAGAAAACGCGTTGCTCCAGGAACCACCCATCCCACCAGACACGCTTCCCGTCCTAGAACCAGAATGGGTCCTCTTTAAGGAGCAGCTGGCCACTGAGTTGAAGGCAATGCAGCAGAACCCAAAGCAACCTACTTGCAAAGAAGTGCCCCACGGTTCTGCCCCCTGGGCCTCCAGGATCTCACAGCCCAGTGGGGACACGACGGAGACCCAGGTGCTTTGTGTTCAGGTGGAGGCCAGTGAGAACAACCCCAGCCTAGAGGAATCCTGGAGCCCTGAGCCCCAAAGCCTGGGCAAGAGCAAGGACTCAGCCCCACTCCGCATGATGCCTAAGAAGAGAGAGGACTCAGGGACACTCAAAGGAGCAGGAGACCATGGGGAAGGAGATGCAGGGCTTGGGCCCTCCTTACCCAGAGAAGAAAGACATTCTGTTGAagagcagaggccagcagggaTGCCTCTGAACAGGACACCTCGAGGCTCCTGGCGACGGAGCCATagctttcattttgctgatcccTGTCAACACAGACCCCAGAATCACCCTCAGCTTAAGGCCCCAGAGCTGCCTCCAGGAGTCTCTGCGGCAAAAGCATCAGAGAATGACCTGCAAGCTAGTCCCACCAAGCTTAATGTTATTCTCCAACCAGCAAGGATTCTTGAGGATGCCCAGCCTGTGCTGGCCCAGGCTCCCCATAGCCAGCCTCTCCGAGGCCAACTGATTCAGGGGAAAGCTTTGCAGGGCCACACGTGGCAAAGTCTGCTTTTTGAGGGGCAGGTGAAGCCAGCCCACCCGCACAAGAGGCCCAGCCCTCCAGAGGCCAGCTTGTTAAATAAGATGAAatcctttctgtattcttttaACTCCAAGACGAAAGGCAAAGGGTGTTTGGAATCCACATTTTCTGCAGCTGAGAAAGTGGccaaaagcagaaaagagaatgctgagaagagcctggctccagccagaagCCCCAAGAGGAGAACTAAGATGGACAAGCCAGCAGGGCACCCCAAGGGCCAATCATGCCCCACGGAGAAGCTGGGGGGCTCGGCTTTCCTGAGGGTTTCCCATTCCCCAGACACTAAGCTCCGGCTGCGCTCCCAACACCAGGGCTCTGCCtcagtcccagcccttccccgccATTGCCCTCGGCACTGTCCTCGAATGGCCCGTGCCACCCAACCAGGGAACACTTTTAGCTCCCAGCCCTACCTCAGACCGAAACACTGGTCTGCCCACGAGGATGAGAAGTAA